The Gammaproteobacteria bacterium sequence GCGCGACGCACATGGTCGAGCACGTCGCGAAAGTACGGCCGCGCCTCGTCGGCGATCAGCGGCGTGCGCAGATTCAGCAATTGACCGCAGACTTCGAGCAGCGGCTCGACCGCCTTGCGTAACTGCATCAGCTGCCATTTCAGATCGTAAATGCGCTTCAGACTGGTCTGTTTGGTATCGCCACGAAAAATATCGTCGTCAACTTCGTCGAGCCGCGCCTCCAGGTTTTGCACGATCGGCAAATAGTTGTCGACGACGAAATCGACAACGGCATAGAGCACGTAACCCGGGCCGCGGCACATTTGCTCCGGGCTCGACTCGCAGCGGGCGCGTACCGGCGAGTACGCCTGCGACGCACCGTGCCGCACCGTGACCAAATAATTCTTGCCGACAAAAATGTGGGTCTCGCCGAACTCGATCTTGTTGTTGACGAACTGGCAGGTACGCAACACCATAAATAACGAATCGCCATACATTTCGAGCTTCGGCCGCTGATGTGCCGAATGCGCGTCCTCGACCGCCAACTCGTGCAAGCCGAATTCTTCCTTGACCACATGCAGCAGCTGTTCGCTCGGCTCATAGAGACCGAGCCAAACGAAACCACCATCAGCGTCGGCCAACGCCTCGCTGATCTCATCGATGGTCAGTTGCTTGACGCGCGCACCGTCACGATACAGCGCGCAGTCGACGATCATCGACGAATTATCGTTGTTCTCGTTTTGCATACGCTTTCTCTCCCGCTTATAGGCGGGTCGGGCTAAGGGCTTTCATGGGCTTCTGCCGATCTCCCGAAAACCTAAGACCCGGCCCCCGCCAAGCGCTTGTGCCCACGCGACAGCAGTTCGATCTGATCCGGCGGCACCGGCTGGCTGTAAAACACGCCTTGCGCTTCGTCACAATCGAATTGACGCAAGCGCGCCAGTTGATCGCGCGTCTCCACGCCCTCGGCACAGACCCGAAGCCGCAACGCGTGTCCGAGACTCAC is a genomic window containing:
- the corA gene encoding magnesium/cobalt transporter CorA, which translates into the protein MQNENNDNSSMIVDCALYRDGARVKQLTIDEISEALADADGGFVWLGLYEPSEQLLHVVKEEFGLHELAVEDAHSAHQRPKLEMYGDSLFMVLRTCQFVNNKIEFGETHIFVGKNYLVTVRHGASQAYSPVRARCESSPEQMCRGPGYVLYAVVDFVVDNYLPIVQNLEARLDEVDDDIFRGDTKQTSLKRIYDLKWQLMQLRKAVEPLLEVCGQLLNLRTPLIADEARPYFRDVLDHVRRASESIEIMRDMVNTALSVNVGLITIRQNEVVKSLAGWGALLAVPTLISSIYGMNFHHMPELEWKYGYPVVLGGIVLVCSLLYRKLRRAGWI